From one Nitrosopumilus sp. genomic stretch:
- a CDS encoding PIG-L deacetylase family protein: MNLEKEKLLVISPHADDEVMGCFGLINKIKKGGGQVYVQILSLGGFDKFEGTRITKEDWRNEVSRVSKFLNIDKYEIAHYHDEIIHIDTMPQQELIELLGFRSKIAISKIKPTIVAIPTIFSTHQDHTQAYKVAIAALRPHSQKTSHLPHLVVSYESPEYYFWSAASEFGKFSPNFYVNLSKNDVNKKIKAMNIYKTQIRPEQRDGSSLTALARIRGNEIGLDYAEAYHVHRFFI; the protein is encoded by the coding sequence TTGAATTTAGAAAAAGAAAAACTACTTGTCATATCTCCTCATGCTGATGATGAGGTAATGGGATGTTTTGGCTTGATAAATAAAATAAAAAAAGGTGGAGGACAAGTTTACGTTCAAATATTGTCACTAGGAGGATTTGATAAATTTGAAGGAACACGAATAACCAAGGAAGACTGGAGAAATGAAGTTTCAAGGGTTTCAAAATTTTTGAATATTGATAAATATGAAATTGCACATTATCATGATGAAATTATACATATTGACACAATGCCTCAACAAGAATTAATTGAATTATTAGGATTTAGAAGTAAAATTGCAATCTCTAAAATTAAACCCACTATAGTTGCAATTCCAACTATCTTTTCAACTCATCAAGATCATACTCAAGCGTATAAGGTTGCAATTGCAGCATTAAGACCGCATTCACAAAAAACATCCCATTTACCCCATCTAGTTGTTTCATATGAATCCCCAGAATATTATTTTTGGTCAGCCGCTTCTGAATTTGGAAAATTTTCTCCGAATTTTTATGTGAATCTTTCAAAAAATGATGTTAACAAAAAAATTAAAGCCATGAATATTTACAAAACTCAAATTCGTCCTGAACAACGAGATGGAAGTAGTTTAACTGCCCTTGCAAGAATCAGAGGAAATGAAATTGGCCTTGATTATGCTGAAGCATACCATGTTCATAGATTTTTTATATGA
- a CDS encoding asparagine synthase C-terminal domain-containing protein, whose translation MALVNSRDMLVDPNQIRNILTLRYDPSQKPLLPQLTWKDLESKTNDLSLDFIEKSIENYILKEIQQADVKRISLALSGGVDSSLVLAFLKKTIPELEVDAISIKFADSVDETKTAEKIAEHFGINHHVLFLENYLKELPKAISITKLPFWDLHWYYVAKKSKNFSNYLAAGDGGDEVFGGYTFRYAKFLSLVNSKSSPLEKTKAYLKCHERDNVIDQEQIFGEKTSFDWNLIYDQILPYFDNSLSDLDQVFLADYNGKLMYNFAPINQKINHYFELTSITPLLSEDIISYAAHLNSNQKYDPDKNIGKIPLQRLLKKYTLDTLIPKEKQGFSVNTLNLWKSYGQKICKNYLSDARVVKDKWINGNWILKHIDKNDLDVRYVNKFLGLLAFEIWYRVFITKEMKSDTSLS comes from the coding sequence TTGGCACTGGTAAATTCTAGAGATATGCTTGTAGATCCAAACCAAATCAGAAATATTCTTACTTTACGATATGATCCTTCTCAGAAACCATTACTTCCACAATTAACATGGAAGGATTTAGAGTCAAAAACCAATGATCTTTCTCTTGATTTTATTGAAAAATCTATTGAAAATTACATCTTAAAAGAAATCCAACAAGCTGACGTAAAAAGAATCTCTCTGGCACTTAGTGGAGGTGTGGATTCTTCACTTGTATTAGCTTTCCTTAAAAAAACTATTCCTGAATTAGAAGTTGATGCAATTTCAATAAAATTTGCAGACAGTGTTGATGAAACCAAAACTGCTGAAAAAATTGCTGAACATTTTGGAATAAATCATCATGTATTATTTTTAGAAAACTATCTAAAAGAACTACCAAAAGCCATCAGTATTACTAAACTTCCATTTTGGGATTTACATTGGTATTATGTGGCAAAAAAATCTAAAAATTTTTCAAATTATTTGGCAGCAGGGGATGGAGGTGATGAAGTATTTGGAGGGTATACTTTTAGGTATGCAAAATTTTTATCACTAGTTAATTCAAAATCCTCACCATTAGAAAAAACAAAGGCGTATCTAAAATGCCATGAAAGAGATAATGTGATAGATCAAGAACAAATTTTTGGAGAAAAAACATCTTTTGATTGGAATTTGATTTATGACCAAATTTTGCCCTATTTTGATAATTCTCTGTCTGATTTGGATCAAGTTTTTCTTGCAGATTATAATGGAAAATTGATGTATAATTTTGCCCCAATAAATCAAAAAATAAACCATTATTTTGAATTAACATCAATTACTCCATTACTTTCTGAAGATATCATTTCTTATGCTGCTCATTTAAATTCAAACCAGAAATATGATCCTGATAAAAATATTGGGAAAATTCCATTACAGAGATTATTAAAAAAATATACTTTGGATACATTAATTCCAAAAGAAAAACAAGGATTCAGCGTGAATACGTTAAATCTTTGGAAATCTTATGGACAAAAAATTTGCAAAAATTATTTGTCTGATGCAAGAGTTGTTAAAGATAAATGGATTAATGGGAATTGGATTTTAAAACATATTGATAAAAATGATCTGGATGTTAGATATGTGAATAAATTTTTAGGATTATTGGCATTTGAAATTTGGTATAGAGTATTTATTACAAAAGAAATGAAATCTGATACTAGTCTAAGTTAA
- a CDS encoding nucleotide sugar dehydrogenase — protein sequence MKNSDSNRLDDLEHVKELLSSKSLKVCVVGVGRIGLPTALSFAKSGLPTTGVDINADLVTRINSNDYPLKDEPGYDVIFNEVVTNKKFHATTKIEDAVPNSDVILLSLPTPMDKNNIPDYSALKSVGAKLGELLEPYSLIVVESTIEPGFVENELIKIIEDGKKQLVAGKNFFIGVCPETANPGDIMIDFTHLPRLVGAIDDKTTKIITEIYKHVFPVELIPMPNCKTANAVKLTTNVFRDLNIAFVNQLALLFEKLGIDISVVLEAAKSKYNFQVHYPGPGVGGPCLPVNSYQLLNSAKQFDSNMLNLVKIGREVNESMPDHVIGMIIDGLKEAKKEISNSTILILGISYKPEVKDIQLTPAETIIEKLKQHGSKIKIYDPFFKSVNIFDIETENNIDQALSNVDSVVLVTAHKEFYDLKPSYIASKTQMPVIIDTKRIFDKDDAKKSKLIFRSLGTGKF from the coding sequence ATGAAAAACAGTGATTCAAACAGATTAGATGATTTAGAACATGTTAAAGAATTACTCTCTAGTAAAAGTCTGAAGGTTTGTGTTGTTGGTGTAGGGCGAATTGGATTGCCCACTGCACTATCCTTTGCAAAATCAGGATTGCCTACTACAGGCGTTGACATAAATGCTGATCTGGTAACTAGAATTAATTCAAATGACTATCCTTTAAAAGATGAACCGGGCTATGATGTCATATTTAATGAAGTAGTAACGAATAAAAAATTTCATGCGACAACCAAAATAGAAGACGCTGTTCCAAATTCTGACGTAATATTATTGTCATTACCTACACCAATGGATAAAAACAACATACCTGATTACTCCGCATTAAAATCTGTAGGAGCAAAACTCGGGGAATTGCTAGAACCTTATTCATTGATAGTAGTAGAGAGTACAATTGAGCCTGGATTCGTTGAAAATGAACTAATCAAAATTATTGAAGATGGCAAAAAGCAATTAGTTGCTGGAAAGAATTTTTTCATAGGAGTGTGTCCAGAAACTGCAAATCCTGGAGACATAATGATCGATTTTACACATCTTCCCAGATTGGTAGGTGCAATAGATGATAAAACCACTAAAATTATTACAGAGATTTACAAACATGTTTTCCCCGTAGAACTAATTCCTATGCCTAACTGTAAAACTGCAAATGCAGTAAAACTAACTACTAATGTATTTAGAGATCTTAATATTGCATTTGTAAATCAACTTGCGTTATTATTTGAAAAACTGGGAATTGACATATCCGTTGTTCTTGAAGCTGCTAAAAGTAAATATAATTTTCAGGTTCATTATCCTGGACCTGGAGTCGGAGGACCCTGCTTGCCCGTAAATTCATATCAACTATTAAACTCAGCAAAACAATTTGATAGTAATATGTTAAACCTTGTAAAAATTGGAAGAGAAGTAAATGAAAGCATGCCTGATCATGTGATTGGCATGATAATTGATGGATTAAAAGAAGCAAAAAAAGAAATCTCTAATTCAACCATCCTAATATTGGGAATTTCATACAAACCTGAGGTTAAAGATATCCAACTTACACCTGCTGAAACAATTATTGAAAAATTAAAACAACATGGTTCAAAAATCAAAATATATGATCCATTTTTTAAATCAGTAAACATATTTGATATTGAAACAGAAAATAATATTGATCAGGCATTGTCAAACGTAGATTCTGTTGTTCTAGTAACTGCTCACAAAGAATTTTATGATTTAAAGCCATCATACATAGCATCAAAAACACAAATGCCTGTAATCATTGACACAAAAAGGATTTTTGATAAAGATGATGCAAAAAAATCAAAATTGATCTTTAGATCTCTTGGCACTGGTAAATTCTAG